One genomic window of Caenorhabditis elegans chromosome I includes the following:
- the nhr-81 gene encoding Nuclear receptor domain-containing protein (Confirmed by transcript evidence) has translation MGLISKNRGPCQVCHNTETTRRHFGIISCTACAAFFRRSIGMQYLCTAENRCTISFDRKFFCRACRYASCLKAGMKLELIRKQKNNIYLRFPDAASNQQNLVRDSMSPATSEGGQSSSSKTDEESDDPEYSKILKMYHDDLLQYYVKEVKKMMAEKRRGCEKNTLQIKTISDLMLITARQSGPSMEECLRCPGVDMLEKEDVEALLRYYRFSNIWVDSVLIDSVLESAKGDSHTDTDDRLSRFIQEVKSTLGSSLAHLNLNIYEFAAFKALCIWKLRFYETSFAQKIIAHEHYEGVTGALRNYYENCTELADMEIAIRIGDITLQIVTVQNTYHEMVRLYYQIGMPL, from the exons atgggtTTGATTTCCAAGAATCGAGGACCTTGCCAAGTATGCCACAATACTGAAACCACCCGCCGTCACTTTGGTATTATTTCCTGCACGGCTTGCGCTGCATTCTTCCGAAGATCCATTGGAATGCAGTATTTATGTACTGCAGAGAATAGATGCACTATTTCTTTTG ATAGGAAGTTCTTCTGCAGAGCATGCAGATATGCGAGCTGCTTGAAGGCCGGGATGAAGCTGGAGC TAATTCGGAAGCAAAAGAACAACATCTATCTGCGTTTTCCCGACGCGGCTAGCAATCAGCAAAACCTGGTCAGAG ATAGTATGTCACCTGCCACCTCTGAAGGTGGCCAGTCATCATCTTCAAAAACCGACGAGGAATCTGATGATCCAGAGTATAGCAAAATCTTAAAGATGTACCATGATGATTTACTGCAGTATTATGTGAAGGAAGTAAAGAAAATGATGGCCGAGAAGCGGAGAGGCtgtgaaaaa aacaccCTTCAAATAAAGACCATCAGCGACCTGATGTTAATCACCGCTCGTCAAAGTGGCCCATCAATGGAGGAATGCCTGCGATGCCCTGGAGTTGACATGCTTGAGAAGGAAGATGTGGAGGCTCTGCTGAGATACTACAGGTTCTCAAACATCTGGGTTGACTCGGTGCTCATCGATTCCGTTTTGGAAAGCGCAAAAGGTGATAGCCACACTGATACTGATGA CCGACTATCCCGCTTCATCCAAGAAGTCAAATCAACTCTGGGATCCTCTCTGGCTCATCTCAACCTGAACATCTACGAGTTCGCAGCTTTCAAGGCATTGTGTATCTGGAAGCTCAGATTCTACGAGACGTCTTTTGCTCAGAAAATCATTGCTCATGAGCATTATGAAGGTGTCACTGGCGCTCTGAGGAATTATTATGAG aactgCACTGAACTTGCCGATATGGAAATTGCCATTCGAATTGGTGACATCACATTGCAAATCGTAACTGTTCAG AACACCTACCACGAAATGGTCCGGCTCTACTACCAAATTGGAATGCCCCTATGA